From the Anaerolineae bacterium genome, one window contains:
- a CDS encoding carbohydrate kinase, which produces MPEVICIGELLIDFVATERNVTLAESPGFTRAPGGAPANVAVALQRLGVPSGFVGKVGDDPFGVLLRNTLARNGVDTTYLLVDPEARTTVVFVGVWDDGRKEMCFYRNPGADMRLLPEEITPDIFAGARCFHYGSITLINEPGASAQRKAIRLAREHGLMLSYDPNYRPTLWPDETTARAVIQEAFQYAHLAKISEEEWAVASGHNDLDAGIEAVLARGPELLVISRGSRGALATNGRYRIELPALTGINVVETTGAGDGFMAAMIARLLPEREKYGSLALVPEETVRAALAYANAVGALTCTKAGAIPALPTQAEVAAFMAARGLGA; this is translated from the coding sequence ATGCCTGAAGTGATCTGCATTGGCGAACTGCTGATCGACTTTGTGGCCACGGAACGCAACGTCACGCTGGCCGAATCGCCCGGCTTCACCCGTGCGCCTGGTGGCGCGCCGGCCAATGTCGCCGTCGCCCTGCAACGGCTGGGTGTGCCCAGTGGCTTTGTGGGCAAGGTTGGCGATGATCCTTTTGGCGTCCTCCTGCGCAACACGCTGGCCCGCAACGGGGTGGATACCACCTACCTGCTTGTCGACCCCGAAGCCCGTACCACGGTGGTTTTCGTTGGCGTATGGGATGATGGCCGCAAAGAGATGTGCTTTTACCGCAACCCCGGCGCGGATATGCGCCTGCTGCCGGAAGAGATCACGCCGGACATCTTCGCCGGGGCGCGCTGCTTTCACTATGGTTCGATCACGTTGATCAACGAGCCGGGGGCCAGCGCCCAGCGCAAGGCGATCCGGCTGGCCCGCGAGCATGGCCTGATGCTCAGCTACGATCCCAACTACCGTCCTACCCTGTGGCCCGACGAGACCACCGCCCGCGCCGTGATCCAGGAGGCGTTTCAGTATGCCCACCTGGCCAAGATCAGCGAGGAAGAATGGGCGGTCGCCAGCGGCCACAACGATCTCGATGCCGGGATCGAGGCGGTGCTGGCCCGCGGACCGGAGTTGCTGGTGATCAGCCGGGGCAGCCGCGGGGCGCTGGCGACCAACGGCCGCTACCGGATCGAATTACCCGCCCTGACCGGCATCAACGTGGTGGAGACCACCGGCGCCGGCGACGGCTTCATGGCGGCCATGATCGCCCGCCTGCTGCCGGAACGCGAGAAATATGGCTCGCTGGCCCTGGTACCGGAGGAAACCGTCCGCGCGGCGCTGGCCTACGCCAACGCCGTTGGCGCGCTGACCTGCACCAAAGCGGGCGCAATCCCGGCGCTGCCCACACAGGCAGAGGTGGCCGCTTTTATGGCCGCGCGAGGGCTTGGGGCATAA
- a CDS encoding glycosyltransferase family 4 protein: MSTMASGQYHIGINAHLLSEQASYRRAGIHGYIANTLRCLPDADPDLRYTVFVGEAAPEAADRMRVRRSRLPTGWPPARILWEQAALPWQLGGLDLLHGMAFVTPVLSRCPTVVTIYDLSFVRYPDRLSTARRLYLQRLTGYSARHARRVIAISESTARDIEALLGIPRERIDVAVPGVQERFQPLPAVEVAAFRERQGLPARFLLYLGTLEPRKNLTVLLYAYARLPEALRREAPLILVGGKGWGLNELRATIVQLGLEQHVRLEGYAPDDDLPLWYNAATAFVYPSVYEGWGMPVVEALACGTPAIVSAASSLPEAVGDGGLALPPHDIDGWAQALEHALTNTGWRTAAAERGLVHAAAFTWEQTARVHAACYRRALATG, translated from the coding sequence ATGAGCACGATGGCAAGCGGGCAATACCACATCGGGATCAACGCTCACCTGCTCAGTGAGCAGGCCAGCTACCGCCGGGCGGGCATCCACGGCTATATCGCCAACACGCTGCGCTGCCTGCCTGATGCTGATCCTGACCTGCGCTATACGGTATTTGTCGGGGAAGCTGCGCCAGAAGCAGCTGACCGGATGCGGGTGCGGCGCTCGCGGTTGCCGACGGGCTGGCCGCCGGCTCGCATCCTGTGGGAACAAGCCGCGCTGCCCTGGCAACTCGGCGGGCTGGACCTGTTGCATGGGATGGCCTTTGTGACGCCGGTCCTGAGCCGCTGCCCGACCGTGGTCACCATCTATGATCTGAGCTTCGTGCGGTATCCCGACCGGCTTTCCACGGCACGCCGTCTGTACCTGCAACGCCTGACCGGTTATTCCGCCCGGCACGCCCGCCGGGTCATCGCCATCAGCGAAAGCACCGCCCGCGATATCGAAGCGCTGCTGGGCATCCCGCGGGAGCGGATCGACGTGGCCGTGCCCGGTGTGCAGGAGCGCTTCCAGCCGCTTCCGGCGGTGGAGGTGGCCGCCTTCCGGGAAAGGCAGGGCCTCCCGGCGCGCTTTTTGCTCTACCTGGGCACCCTGGAACCGCGCAAGAACCTGACCGTGCTCCTGTACGCCTATGCCCGCTTGCCGGAAGCGCTGCGCCGGGAAGCGCCGCTGATCCTGGTAGGCGGCAAGGGATGGGGGCTGAATGAGTTACGTGCCACTATTGTCCAGCTGGGGCTGGAGCAGCATGTCCGGCTGGAGGGGTACGCGCCGGATGATGACCTGCCGCTGTGGTACAACGCCGCGACAGCCTTCGTTTACCCATCCGTATATGAGGGCTGGGGGATGCCGGTTGTCGAGGCGCTGGCCTGTGGCACGCCGGCGATCGTATCGGCGGCCTCCAGCCTCCCAGAAGCCGTCGGAGATGGCGGGTTGGCGCTGCCGCCGCATGATATCGACGGCTGGGCGCAGGCGCTCGAACACGCCCTGACTAACACCGGCTGGCGCACCGCCGCCGCCGAACGGGGCCTGGTTCACGCCGCCGCTTTCACCTGGGAACAGACAGCGCGCGTCCACGCGGCCTGCTACCGCCGGGCGCTGGCTACCGGTTGA